The stretch of DNA GGGCGGTTTCAGGAGTTACTCGACGGGTTCTTTACGCGTCGGCGCGAGTTCTTCAATGAACAGAACAAAGTAATTCAGGAGCGGCTCGACAAGTACGACGAGCTGATTCGGCTGGCGTTTCGGGCCAACCGGCTCGGCGATCTCGACGCGGCTTTTCAGGAAGTTCGCAGGCTCAACAACGCCTGGAAGCAGGTTGGCGAGGTGCCCATCAAGAAAAGTGGTAAACTGTATAAGCAGTTTAAAAAAGCCACTACGATGTTCTACACCAAGTATAACGAGGCTAAGGGCATTGTGATTGAGAAGAGGATTGACCCGCGCATCGAGGCTCAGATGAAGATGGTCGATGAAGTCGAGAAACTTTCGCGCCAGTCCGACATTTTTGCGGCTGCCGAGCGGGCTAAAGTCTTGCTCAATAGCTGGAAAGAGGTGAAAGTGCCGTTTAAGATGCAGGATAAATCGCTCAACGACCGGTTCCGGGCAGCCTGCGACAAAATCTTTGAACTCAGCTACCTCGGTCGTGTGCTGGCCCGCAAGTACCCGGCTTTCGATCTGAAGAGTCAGGCCGAACAGATTCGGACCAAGATCCGCGAGATGGAATACTTAGTCCGGCGCGAAAAAAGCGATCTGCAATTTGCCCTTCAGGATGCCGACGGTCTCGACCCTAACAAGGACGAAGACAAACAGATTCTGAACAAAATCAATACGCAGAAGCGCAAAATTGCGATGAAGGAAACCATCCTGCGTGAGTTCCAGAAACAGTTGGAAGCAGTAGGGTATTGATTTTCCGTTTCTTCCGCAAGGCGGTGAATTAATTCACCGTCTTACGGAAGAAACCCAACATGAGTTTTAGGCGTGCCGCTACAGTGAGTAGCGGCACGTT from Spirosoma montaniterrae encodes:
- a CDS encoding DUF349 domain-containing protein, with amino-acid sequence MENASLVDEYGYVLDGKVFLKGYLDYPDRQIGEVKRTEQEALDYFKNRFIIAENKVSQLEKDIEEAQNKGSYLTKLVQLRKKLISFDALGDFPPLLDRLDAQEKILNELITVNQLKNLEIKRALIADAEAIVDSTEWRQTADELQEIKTKWIKTGPVDKTVEGEVEGRFQELLDGFFTRRREFFNEQNKVIQERLDKYDELIRLAFRANRLGDLDAAFQEVRRLNNAWKQVGEVPIKKSGKLYKQFKKATTMFYTKYNEAKGIVIEKRIDPRIEAQMKMVDEVEKLSRQSDIFAAAERAKVLLNSWKEVKVPFKMQDKSLNDRFRAACDKIFELSYLGRVLARKYPAFDLKSQAEQIRTKIREMEYLVRREKSDLQFALQDADGLDPNKDEDKQILNKINTQKRKIAMKETILREFQKQLEAVGY